The following are from one region of the Arthrobacter sp. KBS0703 genome:
- a CDS encoding helix-turn-helix transcriptional regulator — MDRKEEIREFLISRRAKISPEQAGISSYGELRRVPGLRREEVAQLAGVSADYYTRLERGSLSGVSDSVLEAVASALQLDEAERTHLMDLARTANTPTRRAPRRPPQQRVRPGVLQLLDGMTVVVAMVQNGRSDVLAANLLARALYAEVLDSAAPPGQATPARLPNQARYIFLDPRAGDFYPDWPAVAATAVAMLRFEAGRNPHGRELNELVGELTTRSGPFASLWAGHDVRIHTTGTKRFHHPVAGDLSLQFETLHLPGDEGQTLFTFTAEPGSASENALAFLASWAASPPEPTAAGDPAGGSTVPEARVQAQPGTPKGKTEPSHD; from the coding sequence GTGGACAGAAAAGAAGAAATCCGTGAGTTCCTGATTTCGCGCCGTGCGAAGATCAGCCCGGAGCAGGCGGGGATCTCCAGCTACGGGGAGCTGCGCCGCGTGCCGGGACTGCGCCGGGAGGAAGTGGCGCAGCTCGCCGGGGTGAGCGCGGATTACTACACGCGGCTGGAACGCGGCAGCCTGAGCGGCGTTTCAGACTCGGTCCTTGAGGCGGTGGCTTCTGCGCTCCAGCTGGACGAGGCCGAGCGGACACACCTGATGGACCTGGCGCGGACGGCCAACACACCGACGCGCCGGGCACCGCGCCGGCCACCGCAGCAGCGGGTCCGTCCCGGCGTGCTTCAACTCCTGGACGGCATGACCGTAGTGGTCGCCATGGTGCAGAACGGCCGTTCCGACGTGCTGGCCGCCAACCTGCTGGCCCGGGCGCTGTACGCGGAGGTACTCGACTCGGCCGCGCCTCCGGGGCAGGCCACGCCAGCCCGACTGCCGAACCAGGCGCGTTACATCTTCCTCGATCCTCGCGCCGGTGACTTTTATCCGGATTGGCCGGCGGTCGCCGCGACTGCGGTCGCGATGCTGCGCTTTGAGGCGGGGCGGAACCCCCATGGCCGGGAGCTGAACGAGCTGGTCGGGGAGCTGACCACGCGCAGCGGGCCGTTCGCCTCTTTGTGGGCCGGGCACGACGTGCGGATCCACACCACTGGGACCAAGCGCTTCCACCATCCGGTGGCGGGGGATTTGTCCCTCCAGTTCGAGACGCTCCATCTGCCCGGCGATGAAGGGCAAACCCTGTTCACCTTCACCGCTGAGCCCGGCTCCGCGTCCGAAAACGCGCTGGCGTTCCTCGCCAGCTGGGCGGCATCGCCTCCCGAACCAACCGCCGCCGGCGATCCTGCCGGCGGATCCACCGTCCCCGAGGCACGCGTCCAGGCGCAGCCCGGAACACCCAAGGGAAAGACAGAACCATCACATGACTAA
- a CDS encoding adenylyl-sulfate kinase: MNVQSQVLFVGGRSGVGKSSVAFELHAQLAALRIKHCVIEGDSLDLAFPPPWEDHLAERNLAAIWENYRDLGYRRMIYTNTVSVRFTQELAAAMGDVPRITAVLLTATDETSSARLRGRIQGSDFQEHLDRSKAAARELELLTPEWVHRCPTDNRSVREITADLLALTGWTTEPAD; encoded by the coding sequence ATGAACGTGCAGAGCCAGGTTCTTTTCGTCGGCGGCCGCTCGGGCGTCGGGAAGAGCTCCGTGGCGTTTGAACTCCATGCCCAGCTCGCCGCCCTGAGAATTAAACACTGCGTGATCGAAGGGGACAGCCTCGACCTGGCGTTCCCGCCTCCTTGGGAGGACCACCTGGCGGAGCGCAATCTGGCCGCGATCTGGGAAAACTACCGGGATCTGGGCTATCGGCGGATGATCTACACGAACACCGTGAGCGTCCGATTCACCCAGGAATTGGCGGCAGCCATGGGAGACGTACCCAGAATTACCGCCGTTCTGCTGACGGCCACCGATGAGACATCCTCAGCCCGGCTGCGCGGGCGTATTCAGGGGAGCGACTTTCAGGAACATCTTGACCGCAGCAAAGCCGCCGCTAGGGAACTTGAACTCCTAACACCCGAATGGGTCCATCGATGCCCCACGGACAACCGCAGCGTCAGGGAGATCACCGCTGATCTCTTGGCGCTCACCGGATGGACCACCGAACCGGCTGACTAG
- a CDS encoding aldehyde dehydrogenase family protein, translating to MTATDTALFTVRRAPETPAPSLPPFGQFIGGAFTASRSDATVDVVNPATEEVIARVPAGSVEDVDAAVAAAVAAKADWAAKTPKDRSSVLLRIAEIIEANRELLETLEAANTGKPAAVAEDDISSAIDTFRFSAGAARAFTAPGAGDYAENHTSVMLREPVGVVGVITPWNYPLLMAAWKIAPILAAGNTLVLKPSEQTPLTTLKLAELIAAEVPAGVLNIVTGPGRVVGNRISEHPDVDLVAITGSVGSGQKVAASAAATVKRVHLELGGKAPVIVFADADLEAAAKGVRSAGFWNGGQECGSACRVLVHESVAEKFTELLVREVSEISVGTPGAGSDVGMGSMISKAHYERVLAALDDVRNEGLTVAVGGNAIEGPGYFIEPTVVTDVPAGAAITRTEIFGPVVSVETFSSVEEAITRANETPYGLAASVWTTNSARSLSAPRRLDFGTVWVNSHLVIANEMPWGGFKGSGYGRDLSVYALEDFSRTKHVMYNRG from the coding sequence ATGACCGCGACAGACACAGCATTGTTCACCGTCCGCAGAGCGCCAGAGACGCCCGCGCCTTCCCTCCCTCCTTTCGGCCAGTTCATCGGCGGGGCGTTCACCGCGTCTCGTTCGGATGCGACCGTCGATGTGGTCAATCCGGCCACTGAAGAAGTAATCGCGCGGGTTCCCGCCGGTTCCGTTGAGGACGTCGACGCCGCCGTGGCGGCTGCCGTGGCGGCCAAGGCGGACTGGGCAGCGAAGACGCCCAAGGACCGTTCCTCGGTCCTTCTTCGCATCGCGGAGATCATTGAGGCCAACCGCGAACTTCTCGAAACCCTCGAAGCCGCCAACACCGGCAAACCGGCTGCCGTGGCCGAAGACGATATCTCCAGCGCGATTGACACCTTCAGGTTCTCCGCCGGCGCTGCCCGCGCCTTCACCGCACCCGGCGCGGGCGACTACGCAGAAAACCACACCTCGGTGATGCTCCGAGAGCCGGTGGGAGTCGTCGGGGTGATCACCCCGTGGAACTACCCGCTTCTGATGGCCGCCTGGAAAATCGCCCCGATCCTGGCCGCCGGCAACACCCTGGTGCTCAAACCCTCAGAGCAGACCCCGTTGACCACCCTCAAGCTGGCCGAGCTCATCGCCGCGGAGGTCCCGGCCGGTGTCCTGAACATCGTCACGGGCCCCGGCCGGGTGGTGGGAAACCGGATCTCGGAACACCCCGACGTCGACCTGGTCGCGATCACCGGAAGCGTGGGCAGCGGCCAGAAGGTCGCCGCCAGCGCAGCCGCAACCGTCAAGCGCGTGCACCTCGAACTCGGCGGCAAAGCACCCGTCATCGTGTTCGCCGACGCCGATCTGGAAGCCGCCGCGAAGGGCGTCCGCTCCGCCGGGTTCTGGAATGGCGGGCAGGAATGCGGCTCGGCGTGCCGTGTCCTGGTCCATGAATCGGTCGCAGAGAAGTTCACCGAACTTCTCGTCCGGGAGGTCAGCGAGATCTCCGTCGGCACTCCCGGCGCCGGCAGCGACGTCGGAATGGGTTCCATGATCTCCAAAGCCCACTACGAGAGGGTCCTGGCCGCGCTCGACGACGTCCGCAATGAAGGCCTGACGGTCGCCGTCGGAGGCAACGCCATCGAGGGCCCGGGCTATTTCATCGAACCCACTGTGGTGACCGATGTGCCTGCCGGTGCCGCGATCACGAGGACGGAGATCTTCGGCCCGGTGGTGTCGGTGGAGACCTTCAGCAGCGTCGAGGAGGCCATCACCCGGGCCAACGAAACCCCGTACGGCCTCGCCGCCTCGGTGTGGACCACCAACTCTGCCCGCTCGCTTTCCGCTCCCCGCCGGCTGGACTTCGGTACCGTCTGGGTCAACTCGCACCTGGTCATTGCCAACGAAATGCCGTGGGGCGGCTTCAAGGGCTCCGGCTACGGCCGGGACCTATCCGTCTATGCCCTCGAGGATTTCTCCCGCACCAAACACGTCATGTACAACCGCGGCTAG
- a CDS encoding MFS transporter — translation MSHVVDDAPLSSFHKKLALYSSGGPFVDGYILSIIGVAMIQITTKFNLSPSEQGLIGAAALAGIFFGAFLGGWLTDKFGRHLLFTVDLIALVACSVAQAFVNDAFWLIILRLLIGFAVGADYPIATSLLAEFTPKKWRGPLLGAFVTMWFVGAAVAYIVGQFLLTFEDGWRWMLASSAVPALIIVLLRMGTPESPRWLVKVGRLDEANKVLKRVYGPNVTLADLPEEAGSNVSVGQLLKSGYGKRMAFITIFWTCSIVPLFAVYAFGPAILSALNLGGDLAHIGSAAITVMFLIGCLVAVFLVNRMGRRPLIIHSFLWSGLALLAMGLFPNVDSIIIMTLFAAYALLIGGTQIMQWVYPNELFPTEVRGSAVGLASSLSRIGAAVGTYLVPLALTTLGIGTTMIIAGVVTLIGMVVSMAWAPETRGMTLGEAAALPGKATTTAPLGQPVAN, via the coding sequence ATGTCCCATGTAGTCGATGACGCGCCACTGTCGTCATTCCATAAGAAGTTGGCTCTGTATTCCTCCGGCGGCCCGTTCGTCGACGGGTACATTCTGAGCATTATCGGCGTGGCGATGATCCAGATCACCACCAAATTCAACCTTTCACCGTCGGAACAGGGGTTGATTGGGGCAGCCGCCCTGGCCGGCATCTTCTTCGGTGCCTTCCTGGGCGGCTGGCTGACCGATAAGTTCGGCCGGCACCTGCTCTTCACGGTTGACCTCATCGCCTTGGTCGCCTGCTCCGTCGCCCAGGCCTTCGTCAACGACGCATTCTGGCTGATCATCCTGCGCCTGCTCATCGGCTTCGCCGTGGGCGCCGACTACCCGATTGCCACGTCCCTGCTGGCAGAATTCACACCCAAAAAATGGCGTGGACCGCTGCTCGGGGCCTTCGTCACCATGTGGTTCGTCGGTGCCGCGGTTGCCTACATCGTGGGCCAGTTCCTGCTCACTTTCGAGGACGGATGGCGCTGGATGCTCGCCAGTTCGGCCGTTCCCGCCCTCATCATTGTGCTGCTGCGCATGGGCACACCTGAGTCGCCGCGCTGGCTGGTGAAGGTCGGCCGCCTCGACGAGGCCAACAAGGTACTCAAGCGCGTCTACGGTCCCAACGTCACCCTCGCCGATCTGCCCGAAGAAGCAGGCAGCAACGTCAGCGTCGGCCAGCTCCTGAAATCCGGCTACGGCAAGCGGATGGCCTTCATCACCATCTTCTGGACCTGTTCCATCGTCCCGCTCTTCGCCGTGTACGCCTTCGGGCCGGCCATCCTTTCGGCCCTCAACCTCGGCGGCGACCTGGCACACATTGGCTCCGCGGCCATCACGGTGATGTTCCTCATCGGCTGCCTCGTGGCCGTGTTCCTCGTCAACCGGATGGGCCGGCGCCCCCTGATCATCCACAGCTTCCTCTGGAGCGGCCTCGCTCTCCTCGCCATGGGGCTGTTCCCCAACGTTGACTCCATCATCATCATGACGCTGTTCGCCGCCTACGCGCTGCTCATCGGCGGCACGCAGATCATGCAGTGGGTGTACCCCAACGAGCTGTTCCCCACCGAGGTGCGCGGATCCGCCGTCGGGCTGGCCTCATCCCTGAGCCGCATCGGTGCCGCCGTCGGCACGTACCTGGTCCCGCTGGCCCTGACGACGCTCGGCATCGGAACCACCATGATCATTGCCGGAGTCGTCACGCTGATCGGCATGGTTGTCTCCATGGCCTGGGCGCCGGAAACCCGGGGAATGACACTCGGTGAGGCCGCCGCCTTGCCCGGCAAAGCCACCACGACGGCCCCCCTGGGCCAGCCCGTAGCGAACTAG
- the dapA gene encoding 4-hydroxy-tetrahydrodipicolinate synthase — MSQQLTGVLTALSTPFDQDGAIDVDTLRRIVDRSIDAGVDGVVAAGSTGEVGALSSEERLLLIDTVIEQANGRVPVIAQTGATSTAEAIRLSQAAEKAGADVLMLITPYYEPLSLEETVTYIKDVARSVNIAVMLYNIPAVTGVNLDPATVRALAEDVDNIRYIKDSSANWEQALQLIHHHSDVIGTFIGWDAYIYSALAEGAAGVMAGTANVVPNEIVAVSRRIADGDLAGALELWKRLYPVIDALLSVPFIPSVKAGLALQGLPAGSPRRPTADLSAEDLARVQHALAALNQK, encoded by the coding sequence ATGTCACAGCAACTCACAGGTGTCCTCACCGCACTGTCCACGCCCTTTGACCAGGACGGCGCCATCGACGTCGACACCCTGCGGCGCATCGTGGACCGCTCCATCGACGCCGGGGTCGACGGCGTCGTGGCGGCGGGATCGACGGGCGAGGTGGGCGCGTTGTCGTCCGAGGAGCGGCTGCTGCTCATCGACACGGTCATCGAGCAGGCGAACGGCCGCGTGCCGGTCATCGCCCAGACCGGCGCCACCTCCACGGCCGAGGCAATCCGGCTGTCGCAGGCGGCCGAGAAGGCCGGGGCGGACGTGCTCATGCTGATCACGCCGTACTACGAGCCGCTGTCCCTGGAGGAAACGGTCACCTACATCAAGGACGTGGCCCGGTCCGTGAACATTGCGGTGATGCTCTACAACATCCCGGCCGTCACCGGCGTCAACCTGGATCCGGCCACGGTCCGCGCGCTGGCCGAGGACGTGGATAACATCCGCTACATCAAGGACTCCAGCGCGAACTGGGAACAGGCGCTCCAGCTGATCCACCACCACAGCGACGTCATTGGCACCTTCATCGGCTGGGACGCCTACATCTACAGCGCCCTTGCCGAAGGCGCGGCCGGTGTGATGGCCGGAACCGCCAACGTCGTCCCCAACGAAATCGTCGCCGTCAGCCGCCGCATCGCCGATGGCGACCTCGCGGGCGCTCTTGAACTGTGGAAGCGGCTGTACCCGGTCATCGACGCGCTGCTCTCTGTTCCGTTCATCCCGTCCGTCAAGGCCGGCCTCGCCCTGCAGGGCCTTCCGGCCGGTTCGCCACGGCGCCCCACCGCCGACCTCAGCGCCGAGGACCTCGCACGGGTTCAGCACGCCCTGGCTGCCCTCAACCAGAAGTAA
- a CDS encoding GNAT family N-acetyltransferase produces MTVTFEWRGAVRNEEINQLHAEGFDHAYVEDDWTDMLQRLSPGWVTARDDQGLVGFVNVIWDGQVHAFIEDTLVAHRARRQGVGKRLLAVATEHSRAAGCEWLHVDFDDHLRSFYIDACGFRPTSAGLIQLR; encoded by the coding sequence ATGACGGTCACCTTTGAATGGCGTGGAGCGGTTCGGAACGAAGAAATCAATCAGCTGCACGCGGAAGGCTTCGATCATGCCTATGTTGAAGACGATTGGACTGACATGCTCCAGCGCCTCAGCCCGGGGTGGGTGACCGCGCGGGACGATCAGGGCCTCGTGGGCTTCGTCAACGTGATCTGGGACGGTCAGGTACACGCGTTCATCGAAGACACCCTGGTGGCACACCGTGCCCGCAGGCAGGGCGTCGGGAAAAGACTGCTCGCCGTTGCCACAGAGCACTCCAGGGCAGCGGGGTGCGAGTGGCTTCATGTTGATTTCGATGACCACCTGAGGAGCTTTTACATCGACGCATGCGGTTTTCGTCCCACCAGTGCTGGACTAATCCAACTGCGGTAG
- a CDS encoding cache domain-containing protein — MEPMMEALERTAGTLSSSLNGVFADLEKIAAAVTAAAEAAPGVTRRSEYLFLKQELADIIELHSDLIIGAGIAYAPGSLPEAPHWLEWWRAQPKGGPRFVTHDLNPDSLNYYDYTGREWFTLPSSTGRPVAVGPYVDFGGINVNIITLCVPAHTAQGIHVLGCDLPLAKLEGVFLRALRLREPAVVLLGPNGRVIASNNARIATGTLLLEEDLKRAETSLDVSPGSRTRLPWKLISLQP; from the coding sequence GTGGAGCCCATGATGGAAGCCCTTGAGCGGACCGCCGGCACCCTGTCTTCCAGCCTCAACGGCGTCTTCGCCGACCTGGAAAAGATCGCCGCAGCGGTCACTGCGGCCGCAGAGGCCGCGCCGGGAGTCACCCGCCGCAGCGAGTACCTGTTCCTGAAGCAGGAGCTGGCCGACATCATCGAGCTGCATTCCGACCTCATCATCGGTGCAGGGATCGCCTATGCCCCGGGGAGCCTCCCCGAGGCGCCGCATTGGCTGGAATGGTGGCGGGCTCAGCCCAAAGGCGGCCCCCGCTTCGTCACGCACGACCTCAATCCGGACTCGCTGAACTACTACGACTACACGGGCCGGGAGTGGTTCACCCTTCCCTCCTCGACCGGGCGGCCGGTGGCAGTCGGTCCCTACGTCGACTTCGGCGGCATCAATGTCAACATCATCACCCTCTGCGTTCCCGCCCACACCGCACAGGGCATCCATGTCCTCGGCTGCGACCTACCCCTCGCCAAGCTTGAGGGAGTGTTCCTCCGGGCGCTCCGGCTCCGCGAGCCCGCCGTCGTCCTGCTGGGGCCCAATGGCCGGGTGATTGCCTCCAACAACGCGCGCATCGCCACGGGCACGCTGCTCCTGGAAGAAGACCTGAAGCGGGCCGAGACCTCGCTTGACGTCTCCCCGGGCAGCCGCACCCGCCTGCCCTGGAAGCTCATCAGCCTCCAGCCGTAA
- a CDS encoding FadR/GntR family transcriptional regulator produces the protein MQSAAISTRALDLLLLLRGSEPEGLGRADQVSYQIETAILMGILTEGDRLPTESALAAELGISPITLRQSLAALRTKGLIETSRGRSGGSVIRRQIELTDTQLRHKLRDTSTEALRDLGDLGAAIASMSARLAARRADPQNVEHLEDLVKRHREATDERARRRMDSRFHVAISIASQSSRLTSAALQLEAELMTLWWGDPGQPGGEGVLVEQHLAIVDAIRERDADAAARAAEDHSRSETEYLIEQHLRLTMRPEEGA, from the coding sequence ATGCAAAGTGCGGCAATCTCCACTCGCGCCTTGGATCTTCTGTTGCTGCTGCGCGGCAGTGAGCCGGAAGGGCTCGGCCGCGCAGACCAGGTGTCTTACCAGATCGAAACAGCGATCCTGATGGGAATCCTGACCGAGGGCGACAGGCTGCCCACGGAGTCTGCGCTCGCTGCGGAACTTGGCATTTCGCCCATAACCCTTCGCCAGTCCCTTGCCGCCCTCCGGACCAAGGGCCTGATCGAAACCAGCCGGGGCCGCAGCGGCGGAAGCGTCATCCGCCGCCAGATCGAACTTACGGATACGCAGTTGCGGCACAAGCTCCGGGACACCAGCACCGAAGCCCTCAGGGACCTTGGTGACCTGGGGGCTGCCATCGCGTCAATGTCTGCCCGGCTTGCCGCCCGCCGTGCAGATCCGCAAAACGTTGAGCACCTGGAGGACCTGGTCAAGCGCCACCGGGAAGCCACCGATGAACGTGCCCGGCGCAGGATGGACAGCCGCTTTCACGTGGCCATCAGCATCGCCTCGCAGTCCAGCAGGCTCACGTCGGCGGCACTTCAACTTGAGGCCGAGCTGATGACCCTTTGGTGGGGCGATCCCGGCCAGCCCGGCGGCGAGGGCGTCCTGGTGGAACAGCACCTGGCGATCGTCGATGCGATCAGGGAGCGGGACGCCGACGCCGCGGCCCGGGCCGCTGAGGATCACAGCCGCAGTGAGACAGAATATTTGATTGAGCAGCATCTGAGGTTGACGATGCGGCCCGAAGAAGGTGCGTGA
- a CDS encoding NAD(P)/FAD-dependent oxidoreductase: MKDVVIVGGGLAGLSAAWRLRHWDTVLLESDARVGGRIRSERRGAYWLNWGGHVFAGAGSSTDALLNEVGVTAVQIPGSLQALSMNGKFIREGHIATYPFRIPMSLSSRIDTLRAGMKVVSGVAKYTRVVRKRSGESGAMRQQRIYDFENDNSFLDFIGSLSEDAAALFKTTVTRSAGDMNEISAGAGIGYFSLVLGIGQGLSQGIVGGPSTLTESIAAALGDRVQLGAIVQEVVHKKNSVVVRYSQGGVERQVEARAVVLATTADVSHKIGVDLPEDLRGALSRIKYGPHVSTAFLTNETSARPWDDIYAIAAPKRSFAIALNQASIVRGSESVRKPGGSFMTFSPAGLGRALLEKSDEEVIQTHLADLDQVLGHGFADSVVEATTDRWKVASPYCFPGRAKLQSTLMRGTDRVFLAGDFLGSLYTESSITTGFSAAQEAASLMATDKQRAAVPTLHLATGT, from the coding sequence ATGAAAGACGTAGTCATCGTTGGAGGCGGGCTCGCCGGCCTGTCGGCAGCCTGGCGGCTGCGGCACTGGGACACCGTGCTGCTGGAATCGGACGCGCGTGTCGGCGGGCGGATCCGCTCGGAGCGCCGGGGTGCCTACTGGTTGAACTGGGGAGGGCACGTCTTCGCCGGTGCCGGCTCGTCCACCGATGCCTTGCTCAACGAGGTCGGCGTGACGGCCGTCCAGATCCCCGGATCCCTGCAGGCCCTGTCGATGAACGGCAAGTTCATCCGCGAGGGGCACATCGCCACCTATCCGTTCCGCATTCCGATGTCCCTTTCATCCCGGATCGACACCCTGCGGGCCGGCATGAAGGTGGTCAGCGGCGTCGCCAAGTACACACGCGTCGTGAGGAAGCGCTCGGGCGAATCCGGCGCGATGCGCCAGCAGCGGATCTATGACTTCGAGAATGACAACTCGTTCCTGGACTTCATCGGCAGCCTGTCCGAAGATGCCGCAGCACTTTTCAAGACCACTGTCACACGCTCAGCCGGTGACATGAACGAGATCTCCGCCGGTGCCGGCATCGGCTACTTCAGCCTGGTGCTCGGCATCGGGCAGGGGCTCAGCCAGGGCATCGTCGGTGGCCCGTCCACCCTGACCGAGTCAATCGCCGCCGCCCTGGGCGACCGGGTCCAGCTCGGAGCCATCGTGCAGGAAGTGGTGCACAAGAAGAACTCCGTCGTCGTCCGGTACAGCCAGGGCGGTGTGGAGCGGCAGGTAGAGGCCCGTGCCGTCGTCCTGGCCACCACCGCTGATGTGTCGCACAAAATCGGCGTCGACCTTCCGGAGGACCTACGCGGCGCACTCAGCCGGATCAAGTACGGCCCGCACGTCAGCACGGCCTTCCTGACCAATGAGACGTCGGCACGGCCCTGGGACGACATCTATGCCATCGCGGCGCCGAAGCGCTCGTTCGCGATCGCCCTGAATCAGGCGAGCATCGTCCGCGGTTCGGAGTCCGTGCGGAAGCCCGGCGGCAGCTTCATGACGTTCTCGCCGGCCGGCCTGGGGCGCGCGCTGCTGGAGAAGAGCGACGAGGAAGTCATCCAGACCCACCTTGCCGATCTGGACCAGGTCCTCGGCCATGGCTTTGCCGACAGTGTCGTCGAGGCCACGACGGATCGGTGGAAGGTCGCTTCCCCGTACTGCTTCCCCGGCCGGGCCAAGCTCCAGTCGACGCTCATGCGGGGGACGGACCGCGTGTTCCTGGCCGGAGACTTCCTCGGAAGTCTCTACACCGAAAGCTCCATCACCACCGGCTTCTCGGCCGCCCAGGAAGCGGCCAGCCTGATGGCCACGGACAAGCAGCGAGCCGCAGTCCCCACCCTGCACCTCGCCACAGGCACCTGA
- a CDS encoding SDR family oxidoreductase: MTKQNKSKKVWFITGAGRGMGVDIAKAALAAGHAVVATGRNPEKVTQAVGENENLLAVKLDVTDPANAAAAIQAAVERFGRIDVLVNNAGNFYAGFFEEITPADFRAQIETTMFGPMNVTRAALPVLRAQRSGLVVTISSTAGIAGGEFLSAYAASKFGVEGWAESLAAEVAPFGIRTMIVEPGFFRTELLTPESTSYAESTIGDYAERTAQTVAAWQSMDGQQGGDPAKLADALIQLAELDEPPLRFAAGADAVGVFETRAAALKEQADAHRELSSNLAHEDA, translated from the coding sequence ATGACTAAGCAGAACAAAAGCAAGAAGGTCTGGTTCATCACCGGCGCCGGCCGCGGCATGGGCGTGGACATCGCCAAGGCGGCCCTTGCCGCCGGCCACGCGGTGGTCGCCACCGGCCGCAACCCGGAAAAGGTCACCCAGGCCGTGGGCGAAAACGAGAACCTGCTGGCCGTGAAGCTCGACGTCACCGACCCCGCCAACGCGGCGGCCGCCATCCAGGCCGCCGTCGAGCGGTTCGGCCGGATCGACGTGCTCGTGAACAACGCCGGCAACTTCTACGCCGGGTTCTTCGAGGAAATCACCCCTGCGGACTTCCGGGCGCAGATCGAAACCACCATGTTCGGGCCCATGAACGTCACCCGCGCTGCCCTGCCGGTGCTCCGGGCCCAGCGCTCCGGCCTGGTGGTCACGATCTCCTCGACCGCCGGCATCGCGGGCGGGGAGTTCCTCAGCGCCTACGCCGCGTCGAAGTTCGGCGTCGAGGGCTGGGCGGAATCCCTGGCCGCCGAGGTCGCGCCGTTCGGCATCCGCACCATGATCGTGGAACCCGGGTTCTTCCGCACTGAGCTGCTCACCCCGGAATCCACCAGCTACGCCGAATCCACCATCGGGGACTACGCCGAGCGCACCGCGCAGACAGTGGCCGCCTGGCAAAGCATGGACGGGCAGCAGGGCGGCGACCCGGCCAAGCTCGCCGACGCGCTGATTCAGCTGGCCGAGCTGGATGAGCCGCCGCTGCGCTTCGCCGCCGGCGCAGACGCCGTCGGAGTATTCGAAACCCGGGCCGCCGCTCTCAAGGAGCAGGCCGACGCCCACCGCGAACTGTCGAGCAACCTCGCGCACGAGGACGCCTGA